The Thermococcus sp. 21S9 sequence CTATCTCAATCTTGAGCTCCTAGCTGATGAGTGGTATTCTGCGGTGGTGGATGACCTAAAGCGTGTTTTGGAAGATGAAAGGAGGTGAGCGGAGGAATGGCCCAATCGTCTCGGTTTGTTCGCGGAATATATATTGATTCTGAGGTTGAGAAGAGGGCAAAAGCCCTCGCGAAGGTGAAAGGAACGAGCATCAACCAGGTCTTCAGGGAGGCTGTACTAAAACTCTACAGGATAGAGCTCGGCAACACCAGGCCGGAGGACATTCTCAAAGATTAATCTCATTTTCATCTTTACGCTTAATTTAAGCTTAAAATGTTCTTATTTGCTTATAAACGCTTTTTCTCCAATCTCAAAGTAGGATGGGCCTTCCTCCGCTCAAATCACTTCTCTCAAATTCACAGCAGGGCCGAGCCGCAAGCTCCGGTGGATGGGCTGGAGCTACGGC is a genomic window containing:
- a CDS encoding t26-2p yields the protein MSGGMAQSSRFVRGIYIDSEVEKRAKALAKVKGTSINQVFREAVLKLYRIELGNTRPEDILKD